From one Solanum stenotomum isolate F172 chromosome 12, ASM1918654v1, whole genome shotgun sequence genomic stretch:
- the LOC125848441 gene encoding fructose-bisphosphate aldolase 1, chloroplastic-like, with translation MASASLLKTSPVLDKTEFVKGQSLRLPSVSVRCHPAAPSALTVRASSYADELVKTAKTIASPGRGILAMDESNATCGKRLASIGMENTEANRQAFRTLLVSVPGLGEYISGAILFEETLYQSTVEGKKMVDVLVEQNIVPGIKVDKGLVPLVGSNNESWCQGLDGLASRSAAYYQQGARFAKWRTVVSIPNGPSALAVKEAAWGLARYAAISQDNGLVPIVEPEILLDGEHNIDRTFEVAKQVWAEVFFYLAQNNVMFEGILLKPSMVTPGAECKEKATPQQVADYTLSLLRQRIPPAVPGIMFLSGGQSEVEATLNLNAMNQSPNPWHVSFSYARALQNTCLKTWSGRPENVKAAQDALLVRAKANSLAQLGKYTGEGESDEAKKGMFVKGYVY, from the exons ATGGCATCAGCATCTCTCCTCAAGACATCTCCAGTCCTTGACAAGACTGAGTTTGTAAAAGGCCAATCCCTACGCCTTCCATCTGTCTCCGTCCGCTGTCACCCAGCTGCTCCCTCTGCACTCACTGTCCGTGCTAGCTCCTATGCTGATGAGCTCGTCAAAACCGCG AAAACTATTGCGTCCCCTGGTCGTGGAATTTTGGCCATGGATGAGTCCAATGCTACCTGTGGGAAGCGTTTAGCTTCAATCGGAATGGAGAACACTGAGGCTAACCGCCAGGCGTTCAGGACCCTGCTAGTTTCAGTTCCTGGACTAGGGGAGTATATCTCTGGTGCAATCCTCTTCGAGGAGACACTTTATCAATCAACCGTCGAGGGAAAGAAAATGGTTGATGTGCTTGTTGAGCAGAACATTGTTCCTGGTATTAAGGTTGACAAG GGTCTTGTTCCTTTGGTTGGCTCAAACAATGAATCATGGTGCCAAGGTCTTGATGGCCTTGCCTCTCGCTCTGCTGCTTACTACCAACAAGGCGCCCGGTTCGCCAAATG GCGTACTGTTGTGAGCATCCCTAATGGTCCTTCTGCACTTGCAGTGAAAGAAGCAGCCTGGGGTCTTGCTCGCTACGCTGCTATTTCTCAG GACAATGGGTTGGTACCCATCGTTGAGCCAGAGATCTTACTTGATGGTGAACACAACATTGATAGGACCTTTGAAGTCGCCAAGCAGGTGTGGGCTGAAGTTTTCTTCTACCTTGCCCAGAACAATGTCATGTTTGAAGGTATCTTGTTGAAGCCCAGCATGGTCACCCCTGGAGCTGAGTGCAAGGAGAAGGCCACCCCACAGCAAGTTGCTGACTACACCCTCAGTCTCCTCCGCCAAAGAATCCCTCCTGCCGTCCCAGGAATCATG TTTTTGTCTGGTGGACAATCAGAAGTTGAGGCAACTCTAAACTTGAACGCCATGAACCAAAGTCCCAACCCATGGCACGTGTCGTTCTCATACGCCAGAGCCCTTCAGAACACATGCCTCAAGACTTGGAGTGGAAGACCAGAAAATGTGAAGGCAGCTCAGGATGCCTTACTTGTTAGAGCAAAGGCCAACTCTCTTGCCCAGCTAGGGAAATACACCGGTGAAGGTGAGTCCGATGAGGCCAAGAAGGGAATGTTCGTGAAGGGATACGTCTATTAA
- the LOC125848231 gene encoding probable pectinesterase 53 translates to MKLLELFFMLMLFTISTSSAKHSRRDNTLKVANEEKDYLNWINRMSSRNHSVFQEAKNKLEPCKFIKVNKNPKFGDFTTVQKAIDSIPIVNSCRVVISVSPGTYREKIEIPATMAYITLEGAGSHKTTIKWDDTADRTGKSGQPMGTYGSATFAVNSPYFIAKNITFKNVAPPPPSGALGKQAVALRISADTAAFINCKFIGAQDTLYDHRGRHYFKNCYIQGSVDFIFGDGLSLYENCHLRAKTKSYGALTAQKRESLLEETGFSFLNCKVTGSGALYLGRAWGTFSRVVFAYTYMDKIITSKGWYDWGDKNRHMTVFYGQFKCSGPGADHGERVKWSRELTEQEAKPFISLSFIDGHEWLLHI, encoded by the exons ATGAAACTATTAGAGCTGTTTTTTATGTTAATGTTGTTTACTATTAGCACAAGTAGTGCTAAACATTCTAGGAGGGATAATACATTGAAGGTGGCTAATGAAGAAAAAGACTACTTGAATTGGATCAATCGCATGAGTTCTCGCAATCATTCTGTTTTCCAAGAAGCGAAGAACAAATTAGAGCCTTGTAAATTTATTAAGGTGAATAAAAACCCGAAATTCGGAGATTTTACTACGGTTCAAAAGGCTATTGATTCAATCCCAATAGTCAATTCGTGTCGAGTGGTTATTTCTGTTAGTCCTGGGACTTACAG GGAGAAGATTGAAATTCCAGCAACAATGGCTTACATTACCCTGGAGGGTGCTGGTTCACACAAAACAACTATCAAATGGGATGACACTGCAGATAGGACAGGAAAAAGTGGCCAACCAATGGGAACTTATGGTTCCGCAACTTTTGCTGTTAATTCCCCCTACTTCATTGCCAAAAACATCACCTTTAAG AATGTAGCACCACCGCCACCATCAGGGGCACTAGGAAAGCAAGCGGTGGCATTAAGAATTTCGGCAGACACAGCGGCGTTCATAAATTGCAAGTTCATTGGAGCACAAGACACACTGTATGATCACAGGGGCAGACACTATTTCAAGAACTGTTATATTCAAGGTTCTGTAGATTTTATATTTGGTGATGGGCTGTCCCTTTATGAGAATTGTCATTTACGTGCCAAAACAAAAAGCTATGGGGCCTTGACAGCCCAGAAGAGGGAGAGTTTACTGGAGGAAACTGGATTCTCTTTTCTCAATTGCAAAGTTACTGGATCTGGTGCTCTTTACTTGGGCAGGGCTTGGGGTACTTTCTCTAGGGTCGTATTTGCCTACACTTACATGGATAAAATCATCACATCAAAGGGATGGTATGACTGGGGAGATAAGAACAGGCATAT GACGGTATTTTATGGGCAATTCAAGTGTTCAGGACCAGGGGCAGACCATGGTGAAAGGGTGAAATGGTCCAGGGAGCTCACTGAACAAGAAGCTAAACCGTTTATCTCACTCAGTTTCATAGATGGTCATGAATGGCTACTCCATATTTGA
- the LOC125848255 gene encoding PHAF1 protein At3g51130: MQRPRRRCEGTAMGSIVLDLRPGVGVGPFTLGMPICEAFAQIEQQPNIYDVVHVKYYDEEPLKLDIVISFPDHGFHLRFDSWSQRLRLIEIFDVKRLQMRYATSVIGGPSTLATFVAVYSLFGPTYPGTYDKDRGVYTLFYPGLSFAFPIPSQYTDCCRDGEAELPLEFPDGTTPVTCRVSIFDSSAGSKVGVGSMMDKACTPPLPAGSLYMEEVHVKLGEELRFSIGGQHIPFGASPQDVWTELGRPCGIHQKQVDQMVIHSASDPRPRTTLCGDYFYNYFTRGLDILFDGQTHKIKKFVLHTNYPGHADFNSYMKCNFVIHCSDFVGSYHQDVNSSKATITASTKWEQVKEILGDCGRAAIQTQGSASNPFGSTFVYGYQNLAFEVMKNGYLATVTLFQS, encoded by the exons ATGCAGAGACCAAGACGCCGCTGCGAAGGCACTGCCATGGGTTCTATTGTTCTCGATCTCCGCCCTGGTGTTGGAGTCGGTCCTTTTACTCTAG GAATGCCTATTTGTGAAGCTTTCGCGCAGATAGAGCAGCAGCCTAATATTTATGACGTTGTCCATGTTAAGTATTACGACGAG GAGCCCTTAAAACTTGACATTGTCATTAGCTTCCCAGATCATGGATTTCATTTGCGGTTTGATTCCTGGTCACAG AGACTGCGCcttattgaaatatttgatgtaAAACGGCTTCAGATGCGCTATGCCACCTCTGTTATAGG CGGCCCTTCCACTTTAGCCACTTTTGTAGCCGTCTATTCTCTTTTTGGGCCGACCTATCCAGGAACATATGACAAGGACAGAGGAGTTTACACTTTATTTTATCCA GGATTGTCGTTTGCTTTTCCAATTCCCTCCCAGTATACAGATTGCTGTCGTGATGGTGAAG CGGAACTACCTCTTGAGTTTCCAGATGGCACAACCCCAGTTACTTGCCGTGTATCAATATTTGATAGTTCTGCTGGAAGTAAAGTTGGTGTTGGATCCATGATGGACAAGGCCTGTACTCCTCCTCTGCCTGCTGGGAGCCTCTACATGGAAGAAGTGCATGTTAAG CTGGGGGAAGAATTACGGTTTAGTATTGGTGGACAGCACATCCCCTTTGGTGCATCACCACAG GATGTTTGGACCGAATTAGGTCGACCATGTGGAATCCATCAGAAACAG GTTGATCAAATGGTGATTCATTCTGCTTCAGATCCCCGGCCGAGGACAACTCTTTGTGGTGATTACTTCTACAACTACTTTACTCGTGGCTTAGATATACTATTTGATGGGCAG acacataaaatcaagaaatttgtcTTGCACACCAACTATCCTGGGCATGCTGATTTTAATTCATACATGAAGTGCAATTTTGTTATCCATTGTTCTGATT TTGTAGGGTCTTATCATCAGGATGTAAACTCCTCTAAAGCTACTATTACAGCCAGCACAAAATGGGAACAAGTTAAG GAGATACTAGGGGATTGTGGTCGAGCTGCTATCCAGACGCAAGGCTCTGCGAGTAATCCGTTTGGATCCACCTTTGTATATGGCTACCAAAATCTTGCCTTTGAG GTGATGAAGAATGGTTACCTTGCGACTGTAACTCTCTTCCAGTCCTGA